A region of Corynebacterium glucuronolyticum DSM 44120 DNA encodes the following proteins:
- a CDS encoding DNA polymerase III subunit gamma and tau: MALYHKYRPATFAEVRGQEHVTRPLSVALDSGNIGHAYLFSGPRGCGKTSSARILARSLNCEHGPTSTPCGECESCRALAPGGNGNLDVTELDAASHGSVDDMRELRESAVFAPSESRYRIFIIDEAHMITPQGANALLKIVEEPPEHLVFIFATTEPEKIIGTIRSRVQHYPFRLLTPPVMRGLLQDVCAGEGVEVEDAVFTPVIRAGGGSPRDTLSILDQLLAGVPAGEKLSYELAAPLLGVTDSTLLDSAVRVIATHDAPGAFSLVGQVIDRGIDPKRFTSDLLDRFRDLMVLQAVPDALSSGLVDAPSLLHSELTEEVQLFSGQGLPQITALVNTGLEDMRGTLAPRILLEVLMARLLSVGTGAPVIDPASSPAALAPPAPEQVSEAGKKYLRRSQRPAAQPQAQQPVQPQQPAQPQSQQPVQRPAQPQAQQPAQSQQQSAPSAPVEEKQPRQYQEYGQPSQPEQEEHEVPEPRQQWEAGHDEQPQQVESAPQEPETSTVDVETVRAKWVDILNYISREKKNTTARILLRGATLLDVRDGTLYLGILTGAIANRLNDAKHNADIVDAVMAETNASLAVECVLGNKIPASTKSTAAPAPASAPGSASTDAPASADVPASAPTGAMAPAPAPAPAPAPEPERPSAPIAPAAPAQPMPTVTPPVPTAGPAERNREPEAQASESADEESHQPEASIPHWKQRMNAIVAKNREPEPGNYPPPPPVPPEPDIPLPPEPTDEEMEEEMARAATEDPGNFDHRTPKDMAMDLLQTELGARPM; encoded by the coding sequence GTGGCTTTATATCACAAGTATCGTCCGGCAACGTTCGCAGAAGTCCGAGGTCAGGAGCATGTAACGCGGCCGCTGTCCGTCGCGCTCGACAGCGGCAACATCGGCCATGCCTACCTCTTCTCCGGCCCGCGTGGCTGCGGCAAGACGAGTTCTGCCCGCATCCTCGCCCGGTCGCTCAACTGTGAACACGGCCCCACCTCCACCCCGTGTGGTGAGTGCGAGTCCTGTCGCGCGCTCGCGCCGGGTGGCAACGGCAACCTGGATGTGACGGAGCTCGACGCCGCCTCCCACGGTTCCGTCGACGATATGCGTGAGCTGCGCGAATCGGCCGTTTTCGCGCCAAGCGAGTCCCGCTACCGCATCTTCATCATCGACGAGGCGCACATGATCACCCCGCAGGGTGCAAACGCGCTGCTCAAGATCGTCGAGGAGCCGCCGGAGCACCTCGTCTTCATCTTCGCCACCACGGAGCCGGAAAAAATCATCGGTACGATCCGTTCCCGCGTCCAGCATTACCCATTCCGCCTGCTCACCCCGCCTGTTATGCGCGGTCTTCTGCAAGATGTGTGCGCGGGCGAGGGCGTCGAGGTCGAAGATGCGGTCTTCACGCCGGTCATCCGCGCCGGCGGTGGCTCGCCACGCGACACGCTCTCCATCCTCGATCAGCTCCTCGCCGGCGTCCCTGCTGGTGAGAAGCTCAGCTACGAGCTCGCGGCACCCCTTTTGGGAGTCACGGATTCCACGCTCCTCGATTCCGCCGTCCGCGTCATCGCCACCCACGACGCGCCGGGCGCATTCTCGCTCGTCGGTCAGGTTATCGACCGTGGCATCGACCCGAAGCGCTTCACCAGTGATCTTCTCGACCGCTTCCGCGACCTCATGGTCCTCCAGGCCGTCCCGGATGCCCTCTCATCTGGGCTTGTCGACGCTCCTTCGCTCCTTCACTCCGAGCTCACCGAGGAAGTCCAGCTCTTCTCGGGGCAGGGGCTGCCTCAGATCACCGCACTTGTCAACACCGGCCTGGAGGACATGCGTGGCACCCTCGCCCCCCGCATCCTTCTTGAGGTCCTCATGGCCCGCCTCCTCTCCGTCGGCACGGGTGCCCCCGTCATCGATCCAGCTTCCAGCCCTGCAGCCCTCGCGCCCCCGGCCCCGGAGCAGGTCAGCGAGGCAGGCAAGAAATACCTCCGGCGCTCCCAGCGACCGGCCGCCCAGCCGCAGGCTCAGCAGCCTGTCCAGCCACAGCAGCCAGCGCAACCACAGTCCCAGCAGCCTGTACAGCGACCTGCCCAACCGCAGGCTCAGCAGCCTGCCCAGTCGCAGCAGCAATCTGCACCGTCTGCACCGGTGGAGGAAAAGCAGCCTCGCCAGTACCAGGAATATGGCCAGCCGTCGCAGCCTGAACAGGAAGAACACGAAGTTCCGGAACCGCGGCAGCAGTGGGAGGCCGGGCACGACGAGCAGCCACAGCAGGTGGAGTCTGCTCCCCAGGAGCCCGAAACAAGCACCGTGGACGTGGAAACCGTGCGGGCGAAGTGGGTCGATATCCTCAACTACATTTCGCGGGAAAAGAAGAACACGACCGCACGGATCCTGCTCCGCGGTGCGACGCTCCTCGACGTCCGCGATGGCACCCTCTACCTCGGCATCCTCACCGGGGCGATTGCCAACCGGCTCAACGATGCGAAGCACAACGCCGACATCGTCGATGCCGTGATGGCAGAGACCAACGCGTCGCTCGCCGTCGAATGCGTGCTGGGTAACAAGATCCCGGCATCCACGAAATCGACGGCCGCGCCTGCACCAGCGTCCGCGCCCGGTTCCGCTTCTACGGATGCGCCCGCGTCAGCGGACGTGCCTGCTTCCGCCCCCACGGGCGCGATGGCGCCAGCGCCAGCGCCAGCGCCCGCACCGGCACCGGAACCTGAGCGCCCGTCGGCTCCGATCGCGCCTGCAGCGCCTGCTCAGCCGATGCCCACGGTGACTCCGCCGGTGCCCACGGCGGGGCCTGCGGAAAGGAACAGGGAACCGGAGGCACAGGCGTCGGAAAGCGCAGACGAGGAGAGCCACCAACCGGAGGCCTCCATCCCGCACTGGAAGCAGCGGATGAACGCCATCGTTGCCAAGAACAGGGAACCGGAGCCCGGGAACTATCCGCCGCCACCGCCCGTTCCACCAGAACCGGACATTCCGCTTCCTCCTGAACCCACTGACGAGGAGATGGAGGAGGAGATGGCCCGCGCCGCAACGGAGGACCCGGGCAACTTCGACCACCGGACACCGAAGGACATGGCGATGGACTTGCTCCAAACAGAGCTTGGCGCCAGGCCAATGTAG
- the recR gene encoding recombination mediator RecR yields the protein MFEGPFQELIDEFSRLPGIGPKSAQRIAFHLINAEDDSVERLISALTGVVGGVSFCRICCNISSDEVCTICANPERDATTICVVEEPKDIQVIERTGEYTGRYHVLGGALDPLGGIGPKELNITQLVRRVGGTLPDVSSGVPDIAEVILATDPNTEGEATASYLARLLKDFSGLTVSRLASGMPLGGDLEFVDELTLSRALSGRLKI from the coding sequence ATGTTCGAAGGTCCGTTTCAGGAGCTTATCGACGAATTCTCCCGCCTCCCCGGCATCGGACCGAAATCCGCTCAACGCATCGCCTTCCACCTCATCAACGCGGAAGACGACAGCGTTGAGCGGCTTATTTCTGCGCTCACCGGGGTGGTCGGCGGCGTCAGCTTCTGCAGAATCTGCTGCAACATCTCCTCCGACGAGGTCTGCACCATCTGCGCCAACCCCGAACGCGACGCCACCACCATCTGCGTCGTCGAAGAGCCCAAAGACATCCAAGTCATCGAGCGCACCGGCGAATACACCGGCCGCTACCACGTCCTCGGCGGGGCACTCGACCCCCTCGGCGGCATCGGCCCCAAAGAACTCAACATCACCCAACTGGTTAGACGGGTTGGAGGAACGCTTCCCGACGTCTCGTCGGGCGTCCCCGACATCGCCGAGGTAATCCTCGCCACCGACCCCAACACCGAGGGGGAGGCCACCGCCAGTTACCTCGCCCGTCTGCTCAAAGACTTCTCTGGGCTCACCGTTTCCCGGCTTGCCTCCGGCATGCCCCTCGGTGGGGATTTGGAGTTTGTCGACGAGCTTACGCTCTCCCGCGCTCTCTCCGGTCGCCTGAAAATCTAA
- a CDS encoding ABC transporter ATP-binding protein, giving the protein MGTTRQAAARAINLRKIYGQGETTVRALDGVTVAIEQHTFTAIMGPSGSGKSTLMHCMAGLDKPTSGQVFIGDTDISTLSDKKITAYRRDRLGFIFQDYNLVPMLTAKENILLPLAIAGRKPNPKWFRLIVSRLGLDKRLDHRPSELSGGQQQRVACARALVTRPELIFGDEPTGNLDSTSSQEVLTILRASVDHFGQTVVIVTHDAHAASFADRVIFLADGKITADLKKPSNEEIMSTMATLAEL; this is encoded by the coding sequence ATGGGCACCACACGGCAGGCCGCCGCGCGCGCAATCAACCTGCGCAAAATTTACGGGCAGGGTGAGACCACAGTCCGCGCCCTCGACGGCGTGACTGTTGCCATCGAGCAGCACACGTTTACCGCCATCATGGGCCCGAGCGGCTCCGGCAAGTCCACCCTCATGCACTGCATGGCGGGCCTGGACAAGCCCACATCGGGTCAGGTGTTCATCGGCGACACTGACATTTCCACACTGTCCGATAAGAAAATCACCGCCTATCGCCGCGACCGCCTAGGCTTCATCTTTCAGGACTACAACCTCGTCCCCATGCTCACGGCCAAGGAGAACATCCTGCTGCCCCTGGCCATCGCCGGCCGGAAACCGAACCCCAAGTGGTTCCGGCTTATCGTCTCCCGCCTGGGGCTGGACAAGCGCCTCGACCACCGCCCGAGCGAGCTTTCCGGCGGCCAGCAGCAGCGCGTCGCCTGCGCCCGCGCCCTCGTCACCCGCCCCGAGTTGATCTTCGGCGATGAGCCCACCGGCAACCTTGATTCCACCTCCTCCCAGGAGGTGCTCACTATCCTGCGCGCCTCGGTGGATCATTTCGGCCAGACCGTCGTCATCGTCACCCACGATGCGCACGCGGCAAGCTTCGCCGACCGCGTCATTTTCCTTGCCGACGGCAAAATCACCGCCGACCTGAAAAAACCCTCCAACGAGGAGATCATGTCCACCATGGCCACACTTGCGGAACTGTAG
- a CDS encoding YbaB/EbfC family nucleoid-associated protein has translation MTQPDMNQIIQQAQQMQAKLQQAQEEIVKSSVVGEAGGGLVTVTMRGSGQISDLTMDERVVDPEDIDGLKDLIIGAFADAHRKVQAMAQEKMGPLTQGLNGGDLGGMLG, from the coding sequence ATGACTCAGCCCGATATGAACCAGATCATCCAGCAGGCCCAGCAGATGCAGGCGAAGCTGCAGCAGGCGCAGGAAGAGATCGTGAAGTCCAGCGTTGTCGGCGAGGCCGGCGGCGGACTCGTCACCGTCACCATGCGTGGCTCCGGCCAGATCTCTGACCTCACCATGGACGAGCGCGTCGTCGACCCGGAGGACATCGACGGCCTCAAGGACCTCATCATCGGCGCCTTCGCCGATGCCCACCGCAAGGTGCAGGCCATGGCCCAGGAGAAGATGGGCCCGCTCACCCAGGGTCTCAACGGTGGCGACCTCGGGGGCATGCTCGGTTAA